The sequence gttcccttcattttcttactagctagcgtgtcgagggcctccctatgtacagtacgtagcatcgaccaagcacggacataagagattagctagctaacacaatatatgaaacacctaaattaaccccccaaaccccccaccccccccccccttcaaaaaaaaccccCCCAGCCACTGAATTGCTGACGCGTGgacgccttttggtcccggttggtgccaccaaccgggaccaaaggccctcctgcctgggctcggcgcaccggccatgtggaggcacatctgtcccggttcgtgttagaaccgggactaaaggggggaggcattagtaacgaccctttagtcccggttcaagaaccgggactaaaggcccttacgaaccgggacaaatgccctgttttctactagtgagatagCAACACAAACAAAATGACGTATGCACCTTGTCACTATACTCAAGCCAACCACCATAATCTTTAAACCAGCCTGGACTAAATTTTCGCGGAGTATCTCCAATGTCCCTGTACGGATACTCAAAATTAGACCGCGACATGTAAGGTCCCTTCATTAAATATCCCCGCCTAATCTCATCTTGCTTCTTAGGATTTCTTGTGTAATATGAAATTCTCTTCCAGTCAGCCGGATCATAAGGCAACTCATCGAAATAAATTTCTCTCTGAATAGAAGACTTCAGGAGACTACTTGCAGCGACATTTGATGAACTTTGCTTAGTATAATGGGTTGACCTTGATATGCCCGCATTATCTGGATCTGGTGATCGGCTTCTttttgttgacgtataatgtgctgcctagtctcgtCCATCAAATCGGTCTTTTGgctgcattggctagagcatgcacttctacatggtatcggagccaagaggtcttgagttcaagacccggctggcacAATTAAATTGCAACCCACTTTTGATCCACCTTTAGGCCTGAAGGAATAGAAAATTAGGGCAAAATGTTTCCCGTACTAGGTAGAGCATGCACGAGAGGGAAGAGATGTGGAGGACTGGAGGAGTGAAGGTAATCTTACTGCAGTTCAGCGCTTGCCGTTGTCGATCTGTAATTCTTTGTTTGGCCGCTTGCCGTCGGCGTCCGGGGAGGCGAGATCGAAGTGACGGCCGACAGGTGAGACGAGACAGAGAGAAAGGTGAGTTGGGGAAGCGAGGAAGAGGCATGCGGATGTCGTCCGTGTATAGGCTATTAACAAACTGGCGGCAATGGGCAGGAGAGGTACTAATTTGTTTATGGGCTTTTAGGTCCCTTTTTATTGGTCTATGCATGTGAGTTGGCAGCTGATGGGGTCAGACTCAATTTTTTAATAGGTGCAGGCCTGATAAGTAGTACACACATGTACGTATCAAGCATGTTTCATTGGGTTCATCTCAACCCAATGACACAACGTTGGCTCCGCCCCTAATTAGACGATGTCCCTTTGTCCATTGGCGACGCCAGGATCGGGCCGGGCCCGAGCAAGCCCCAGGCCAAACACTAGCCACCGTACTAAACAATGCTGCTACAATGAACTAAGGAACCCAGCCTCACAACCCAGGTCCCAGGCCACTGCTTTTGTGTATGACACTAGTATAGAAAAAAAGCTAAGAGTGCAGATTAATGAGGCACAAACACTTGTCTATACAATTTTTAATCGCTTATAGTTTGGCTTCTAGTAGGATCTTCATCTTCTTTTAACTGCATTTTTAAGACGTCTTTCTTCCAAGACATTTCGCTTtgcaaagtaaaaaagaaatgcTCCTCTAAAAAAATGCTTCCTTTCCGAGCATAACCAGTGGAGtgtcttttctctttcttttcttccaaCTGGGCATTACCTAGGGATGCAAGGCGGCGTCCGATCCGCCCCGCTTCGTAGTCAAAGTAAATCAACTTAGTTATAATCTTTGCGGTTCAGCTTTAGTTCAGTCTGAACTAAATTCATGTTTTGGCGGGCTTATGCGGGATGCCCGCTTGCATCCCTAGCATTACCCCTTTTCACTATTTTTTATAGCGGAAATACAATTATTCAGTAACCAAAATTTTTGATCAGTTTTCAGTAACCAATGTTTTTTAGGTAATTCAGTAACCAATTTTTTTGAGGGATAGACCGTATGAGAAGGAAAGGCCGTCTCGTCCTGGACCGTGCGCCCTTTGCTTGGTGTGCTGGGCCGTGCGCTTTCCTTTGCCAACTCGATTTTTTGTTGAAAAAGACCCCCTACCCAACGGAATTGCCAAAAAAGACCCCCTCCAGATGAAATTGACAAAAAGGACCCCCTCGGTCGTGGCGGCAGGCGCgccaggcgacacgtggcacctgccgccacggtaCCAGGCGGCAGCGCCTGCCGCCAGCCAGCGAGGCGGCAGCCTTCGAGTAACAGCAAGCGGCGAGGCGGAACGGAACATGCCGGTGGTGGGACCAGCCGCCAGTGAGGGAGGCGGCGGTACTGTGCCCTGCCGCCTGGGGGCGTGGTGGCAGGCCCGTGCGTGCCTGCTGCTGCCGATCGCTGCGTCGTGACTACTGCCCCGCTGCTTTTATGTATGGGTTTTTCGAGCAGACACGCTGCTGGATCCTTGTCCAGGTGTGTGACACACGGAAAAGGTTGTTGACTGTCCAGGTTCCAGAGTAATTAGACCGAAGCAATTAGCCAGTGGAGTGGTAAGCACGAATTTGGTTAATTGAGCGGCCATGTACCTATCCATCTAACTCGTCGTGGATTCACATCCCACTCCCtgccttgcatgcatgcatctTCCATGGCTTGTTGCGCGTACTACCCCTACCTAGCCATAACGAAAATGGGCAGCAGCAGGCATGCCGCCACGCCCCCAGGCGGCAGGACACAGTGTTGCCGCCTCCCCCACTGGCGGCCGGTCCCACCATCGGCCTCCGTTCCGTTCTGCCTCGCTGCTCGCTGTAACTTGAAGGCTGCCGCCTCCCCCACTGGCGGCAGGTCCCACCATCAGCCTCCATTCCGTTCTGCCTCGCTGTAACTTGAAGGCTGCTGCCTCGCCGGCTCGCGGCAGGCGCTGCCGCCTGGcaccgtggcggcaggtgccacgcgtCGTCTGGCGCGCCTGCCGCCACGACCAGGGGGGTCTTTTTTGTCAATTTCATCCGGAGAGGGTCTTTTTTAGCAATTCCGTTGGGCAGGGGGTCTTTTTCGACAAAAAATCTGCCAACTCCCCGCCCGATCGCGGCGGCAGTCGTGCGCGAACCGCGAAAATATTCCCCAATCTCCATTCCCCGCTCTAACCCTAGACACCGACAGCCCGTGCGGCGCGGCTGCCGGCTGCCCTGTTGCGGCGGGAGACGAAGCGAGGCCTCACGACTCGCGTGCTCGAGGGAGGGGAagtgaggcgaggcgaggcggcggggttCCGTTCCGTCTTGGGTCTTTTGGTGGCTTGCAGGTCGACGCGGTGGCGGTAAGCTCCGACCCCCATTTTTGCTGCCCTCAAATTGCTGAGCGTCCACTCGCAAGCTTTCCATCTACTAGCATCCGTCGATTGATTCATGTTAGTTATCATTTTGTTCCTTCGCTTGTTTTGCTGTTCCACGGCGCCGGAATACCGTTGAGAACTGTTTATACATCTGCATACTACCGTAGCCGCTGAAACTTACAGAAGGTGCAGAAATTGCTGTCTATGACCGGTCCTCTTTGTCGCCGATGCATGTCTTTTCCAATGCCAAAAATGCGTTATCTGCTTGTTTCATCCAATTTCTCAATGTAAACTATTTCTAAAGTTGTATGGTTGTCACACTGATGCACACATTTTGTCGCACGGAGTGTCATTCGGGGCGTGTCGTGTGGCTAGAATTTTGCCAGAAAATTTCAGCAGTGTCGCACCCACTTTGTGTTTCATCTATGCATCCTGATATGTGTATATCTCACCATGCTTTTAGTTTCAAGCTAGCTTGTCATTTCAACTTTGCAGGCATCATATGTGTATCGATTTGTTTATGGTTATTGATCAGTAGCAACACAGGGCTCCATGTTTGCTACAGCTGGTGCCACTTACTTCCTTCTTTACCAATTCTAAGTAGATAAACTAAAACATCTGTTAAACTTTACCTAAACTTCATGTTATTTTCCTGCAAATTACTTTAATCATAAGCTTTACTCACTTCTCCCTATTGTTTTTAAATGTGTCTACAGAAGGATTTGGTACCTAGGCTTCCTCAAGATTGCTTACTATGGCTTCTGAGGAAACCAAACCAAAGAAGCAAAGAGATGAGGAATGCATTATAAACGGTCTCCCAGGAGAACTCATTGAGCGGATATTTTTGAAGCTTCCAGTGAGCACTTTGTTGAGGTGCACTGGTGTTTGCAAGCAGTGGCACAAAATCATCCGAGATCCTCAGTTTGTCACCTCTCACCTCCAGGATGCGCCCCAATGTGCCTTCCTATTCTTTCCACAAGAGTCAATCTCAGGTGAGCCCCATCCTGCTGATGCTATCCTGATTGACGAAGCCTGGTCGCCATCAACATATGCAGTGCCAGTGATTGGGCCTGACGATCTCCTTTGTGGTTCATGCAATGGGCTTCTTGTCTTATACACAAAGTCATCAACACTCAAGGTAGCTAACTTTGCAACTGGTGAATGCCTGCATCTTGAGAAACCTGTAAAGAATTTGAGGGGTGATCACTTCTTGTTCTACAACTTTGGATTTCACCCATTGACAAAAGAATACAAGATTACACACTTCCTTGGTGATCCTGTTGTGGGCAGCACTCGCTCCCATAATAATAGCAGATTCAGCGTCATTCAAGTTTACACACTTGGTGATGAGAAATGGAGAGACATCAAAACTCCAGAAGCCCTAAGCTTAAACTGTGTAAAAAACTCTGGAGCAGTCAATATTGACGGAACAATGTGTTGGCTAATTGAAGACATGGTAGCTAACTGGCAGCATGCAGTTATGACCTTTGATCTCAGtgaagaaagttttgcacggatacAACTGCCAGCAACTGTACATGAAGATTGTGCAGGTGGCGGTCCCCGTCGGTACTGGATCAGAGAGATAGATAGGAAGATATGTATAGCAACTGCTCAAGCCTGTCCTTCTCTTCCCAGGAGGCTTGTTGGTACGCTGCAGATCTGGGAACTTGAGAACAAAACGGAGCAAAGGTGGAGCCTGAAGTACAATATTCAGTACTCGCCAGTTTACATTCCGGGTTCAAATTTGGTTCACAGGAATAAGATCATACTGCAAGGTCGCGAGGGCAACCTATATTCCTATGAGTTGCTCGGGGAGAACTTCAATACTAAATTGTGTAAGATGGCAAAGCTGTTAGATTTCAGTCCCCACAAGCCTGACAACATGCAATCCTATATCTGTGTGAAGTCACTTGTACGTTTAGATGTATACAAGAAGACTGCCATTGCGCGTAGGCCAAAACAACGGGAAGGCTGGGAATTGAAGAAGTGGGAGGCATGGGAGCACCAGCTCTCTGATTATGAAAAATTGTGGACTCGCCTTCATGGTCTGCTGTCGCGTATCTTGGATGATGCGATTCGACAGGATATAGGCATGAAAATCAATCAAATATGTCCAAGCCTTCCAAATCAGGTAATTCTTTATCTAAACGAAAGTCAGCGTAGCTTTCATTTTCAAATTTTAAGTTTATATATTCAATGATCATTTGAAAAGCAGAAGATGTAATGATTGTTTAAGTGTACCCTCATCATTGGTCATGTTTTGCACGAGACTCCAGCAACCAAGGCCCCTCCGGCGGCTTAATTGTGTGGCACATAAGCAAGATAGGGAAAATTTATCTGCTTGTTTGGATATTTATGAAGGTATAGTGTTATAAATTTACAAGCCAGATCATTGAGGACTTTTCCTTGAAACATGTCAAATTAATAAAGTTAACCTGTCTACAGGCATCGAGGGAGGCTTCAAAGAGTATCATGAGTGTGATACTTAGTGCTGTAGAAAATCAGGTAAAGGTTTACATTTGGTCTAATTTATTCATGTTTTTTCTTTCTGCTATAGCTTGCTAGTTCTTGTCTCCTATATCTGTTTTAATCTCTTCCACAATAAATAAGCAACTATAAGCAAGATAATATTGTTACCTCTCTCCATACAAATGAATGGCCTCCCCTGCAATACAATTATTTTCCATCCCATATTTTAATTTATGCATGCACTTGTGATTTAGTTCTTTGTGCTAACTTTGCAAGTTGTCTAGTTACTGTGTTCATTGGGCTGTCAATTAGGTATCACACAGTCAACATATCTTACATCAATAAGAAATATTTTTTCATCAAGGTTTATGTAGGTGCCCTAAATTTGTGAAATGGGTTTCATTGCAAAACACTTTAGGTGTTTATATTTTCAGACCTACgcatatagatatagatatgccAAACTGTAAATTTTATCTTCTTTGAATTGCATGTTATTGTCTGCAGTTCCATTCTTAAACGTTTGCTAGCACACTCAGTGAATAATGGTTAATTGAGCATGGCTCTGCTAACAGGGCATCGAATTATAGGTTATACTTTGGTTGCTATCAAGTACTGCATTAAAGAGGTACTTAAAATTGTTCTATATCATACACCTATATATGGCAGACAAATTCGAAAATGCCAAATGGAGACCGAGCTCCATGAAGGCCTTAATTTGATAACTTCAAAATCCAAACTTTTCactttcaaaaaattctgaaaacaaatACACATATACCTAAAGACATAATGtacatgtgtgtaaaatttcaggtcGAAAAACGTTAAAATGAGAGCTACAAAAAAAAAAAACTGGGGCTTTTTAGCATATGTAGTGTTCATCCTCAAAGTGCATGATATTTTTTATTTTGTGCAGCTCGCAATTCAAGGtgtttcatcctgaaattttacacacagaCACATTACATCCTTGTATACATGTGTTTGTTTTTTCAGAATTCTTTGAAACTAAAAGgtttgaattttgaaaattttgaagtccTTGATGGAGCTCGGTCTCCAAAATGCCCTACTCAGACAAATTAACTTAAGAAGTTCTAAAGAACATCAGAGTAGTAACCATGGATTGATTGATTAACGTCGAATTTTTCATTTCCTACTTCCTTATTTGAGCTTTGAATTCAAAATTTAATGACATGATTAAACTGTCTGTGCACCTTATCTTTCTTTGAGGAAAAGAAAATAATGAAGATTCAGACCCTTCCTTTTTCTGGAATGGGTTGATGAAAGTCCCATTGTCTTGTATTTGAACCTTACTCATGTTTCAGAGGGGTGCTTGGGGCTCAAATGCTGGCATTTCTTCTCAGAATCACAGTGAGGGCGATGATGCGAAGGCTTAATACTTCAGAATTTATCATGAGGGTGATGATGTTCAACACTTGTTTCTTTTTGTCACCGAGGGACTGTTTACCTCTTCTTCCTGTAAAAGTGTTCTTTCTGACGTACCGCCTGTGTGCTGCTATGTATTTTTTTTTTTTCGTTTGAATTTCAGTCCTTGGGATCTAGTTAACTTATTGGTCGATTTGAGACCTTGAAGAATTTGCGGGACAGCGAGACATTTGATCTGAAGGTCAAATCAACTCTTGCCACTGAATATGCTTTGAAACATTACAGAATGTTGGAAGTGGAAACTTTGTAATTGCATTACAATCTTATATCCACGGATGAAAGCATACCTTTAACAATGCACGGCCGTGGAACGTGTAGAATCAAGCAGGTTCAGATCCTCTGGAGTTTTAACTGACTTATAGGCTGTTACAAAAGCGTGAATGACGATTTGTCTAATTTTGTTTTACAGTTGAACGCGATTGCTCTATGATTTTCTTTGCTATTATCCCTTTAGTTTCTGTGGAAGTAGGTgcctccaatagatgatgtaaaaacATTGTGCCAGCCCATTTACTTGTCCCATCAACACCGTTACCTTTTTCGCcatgaaaaaacaaaaaacctaAAATCTAAAAAGTGTGAGCGCACCATCTAACCGAAACCAGCGGCCGCGCTAGTCGACAAAAATAATCGTCGTTGTCTCTCTTCAGTAGTTGCCTctcttcaaaaaaaaagaaaacaactaaTCCCCTCCCGCATCTGGCGAAGCGCTCCGCCCAAGAGCTTCACAAGTCGTTGTCCGGCGCTCCTCCGCTGACGAGCCGTTTCGCCGTCGACCAGGATCCACGTCACGCCGGTCCCTCTTGCCTTCCCTCCTCTCTCTTCCTTCTCTCTCCTCCACACAGGTCGCCGCCATGGATGGTCCCTGCCTTGGGTCAATCTCACCCTAGTCGACCACCGCTGCGTCGAgcctcctctccatctgcatcgACGCCGGATCTGCACATCCCCGCCGCCCTAGATCCGTGacccccacatcctcctccttctTGTTCGTCCCTCGACGCAGCCGCTGGAGCCGGGGGCCGTGGTGCGTCCCGCATCCCCATCGAGCCTGAGGTCAACTCCAGGGTCTACGGAGCCCAATGTGAAACTCATGATTCATGCGTGTGTGGTTGCTATAGAGTTTGTACAAGGTGCATAGGAACTGGATTGATGTGGCGGCGGGGCTAGAGCTCACCGAGGACAGGCTGCTTCTATCTTTTCTACAGGGTAGCTGCCGGACTGGAACGGCCAAGATGACCAATACgtataatgtagtctagttgcacacacattaatgtttagttggcttgtaatgtagttTAATTGCACACACACTGatgtttactccctccgtccgggtttattaggcctctcagcatcacaagcatgtccctttttataaggcCTCGTTTtgaaaaggtgcatgcatgcaatcatttCATTGGTTGCATTAAAAGTCATTGTTGTTGGTACCATGGCTAGgaaattaatacacttcatgcgttttcattggctgcatgcatgtgagagagtgcattgggagtgaaaTGAAAGAATTAATGTGCGTAAATTACTAtatgtcttggtctaagagaagttgtctttaggcctaataaacccggacggagggagtagttggcaggaagactagttgcacacatattgatgtttagttggcaggaagactagtcacacacacattgatgtttagttggcttgtaatgtacTCTAGTTGCACACagattgatgtttagttggcaggaagactaatTCGTTGAAATATTTCCATACGGGGTCTACTTTTGAAGAGCACGTCGTGGGGGTTTCAACGGTGAAAACGAATCTGAATTTCGACACACGGTTTAGAAGATATGTCTTTTATAATTTTAAAAACCAAAAATTAATGAACAATGGACGAATACGAGGAACATTAATGCAGCGGCATGCAAGTATGCGGTAGGGACTAGACGTGCTGCCTTTTCTGGGACCAGGGGCCGGCCACTAGCAAGCCCCCGACCGCCAGCTAGACGCACCCAACAAAAAAACGCTTCCTTTTTCATCTCGGCATTGTTTCCGCTGTCTCGGCCAAGAGCCGCAACTTAACCGATGTTCCTAAATCCATTCTGGTGCACGGCTTCTTGGATCTCAGTGTTATTGCCATAGTGCTGGTTGGCCATTCGTAGGAGCTCCCCGTCGACCCCGCTTTTGCGGTTCTGGACTCTGACGACGGTCGTAACGGCGCGGGCGGTGATGGTGGCAGCGTTTGGGGTGACGACGATTTCCCTAGTGGCATGGAGTCAAGCCGACTGATGAAAGCCAATGGGGTTGATTACTCTATCTCCCACACGGTTCCTGTTTGGGCCTAGCCAGTGAAGTAGAATGTGCGCGTCGCTATACATCgcttattagagcatctccaacagccgcatgAAACGACGCGCGCACGGTAAACGCTGCTTTTAGCGCGTGTGGGGCGTTTTGCCGCGCTTCAGCAGTGGCGGTATAATCGCGCGCGGGAATCATTTGCGCGCGCGCGAAAAGGCGCCAGCTCGCGCCTTATTTTTTGTGCACCgcttccggcgcgcctataaaGCGTGGCGCGCGCCACgcgcctcttcttccttctctctctgccacgcgccgctccagcgccccgccatgccgccgcgctgccgaggagcgtccggctaccgcggcgtccgcctgcGCCCCAACGGCGGCTACTACGCGGAGATACGCTCCGGCGatctccggctcggcctcggcacgtACGGGGCGGCGCGCGAGGCCGcagcgcgtacgacgcggcggcgtggcggctgggcCGGCCGCGCGGCCAGATGAACTTCCAAGACGTGTACACGCTCAAGCAGGCGCTCGACGTCGCCCCGCTGCCTCGTCTGAACACGGCAcaagaccgtgcggagcacgccgagcggcagcgccgcctcctcgtcgcccaggaggatgagcgagccatggcggagtggcgccggcgccacccggaggacgtcgccgacGAGCATGCCTACTAGGCGGAGAGGACGACAAGGCGCCGCGCTGAGCGGGCTGACCGGCGTCAGCGGAAGGCATTGGCGAACGAGCAGTGCGACATAGTTTCAGCAGGTGGGAGGTCGTTCTTCACCGCGGACGATGATCGTTGGGACGACATATGGATCTCAACCTCGGACGACACCGACGAGGATGATGGTGATGGTAGCGACTTGGAGTAGTTTCTATCGCTGTATGCCGTTAGTagtttctatctatctatctatgccgtAGTAGTATGTCGAACTATCTATCTATGTATGTCGAACTATCTATTTATAAAATACCTTGTATCGTTTTTTTATCTATGCAAAAAAATGTTTTTTATATTTAGAAATGAGCGCGCACGCTGCATTTTTACCGCGCCTGCTGGAGCTGCGCGCGCGCGGCTTtacagcgcggctgctggagcaaaCGCTCGCCAAACCAGACGATGAACGCGCGCCAAATCAGTTTTTAGCGTGCGACGTGTTCGgcgcttgttggagatgctcttagagcgcAAAATGAGGGTCGCCCACAGCGCACTCGCATGGGCCTGGCCTAGCGTGCCTACCATAATCTCTTACTATACGGCCATGATGGCTACCTCCTGTAGCCTAGCGTAggtagtacttcctccgttttatTATAATATAGTGTGTATAAATTTTCTGAGAAGTCAAACCAAGCAAATTTTGAGTTTACAAAGAAAAAATTATTTGTATATACAATTCTAAACATACACAACATGAAAATACAACTGATGATGCATACAAtgatatgcatttgatattttAAATATGCATATTTTTGTGGTCAaactttgtaatgtttgacttttaaaaaatctATACACACTACATCATGGAGTGGGGAGAGTAGGATTTAtatcttttttttgttttgtttcttttttatgaTTTTACGTTTTCTCTTTAGGCTtggtttttattttagttttctttcAATTACGCATGCATTTTGCGAAACATTTTGGGTGCATTTGGTTGCTTGCATCGTTATTTGTCCATTTGCATGCTTGTCTCAATTGGTCCTGGTTGAGCATATATAGGCAAAAAATCAATATCTGCATGTTGATTGGTTGCCTGGATGTCCTCTTCCTGCATCGGGACGACGCCTCTACGCACCGTGTTTGGTTGTTCGCATTGTATGTGCTCACATGGGTGCACGTTGTTTGGTTACATACGAGCATAGAGTTGTGCTCACCTTGTACCCTACTTAGTGAGCTTACCAATACTACTACACCTTACACACGATCACACCgagcacaccaacgccacaacaTTGCTATGACGATgaactcgatgaagatgatgaagttcttcagcccTAACAGACGATCCACCTTGCCAACCTCAACCTTGCTGCATGAATGCTCTCGCACATACTTGGAGTAAGCATCTTCTGTCGCCTGCCTAGTCTTAAAACCTCCTCTATGGTTGTTGTCGACGTACCCTGAAACTTGTTTGTTGCAAGCTTCCCATGAACTGTAAACCCCTGGAACCCTACCTTCGAACACCACATACCACTTGCCCTGGTAGTGCAAATGAGCAATAAGTTCAAGCAACAAGCATTGGAGCACACAAACATCAAGCAATGAAGAACTCTAGGAGGAAGCAATGGAGCAGAAGAGCATTagtaagcatgcatgatcatagcAAGTTCAACCTATCACTACTTTGGTGTCATCCTACCACCATATCCAAAAGAGGGTGTAATCCTACCATCGCAAGCTCATGATCACCGCGAGGATCaccgtgaggggttagtatataccacctcaccaaaatataaAGACCACAAGATTGTTTTCAAGCCCTAACTACAGAAAATATACGTCGTCAtcgtcgtccttgtcatcatcgtCGTCCTTATCGTCATCGCCATCGAGATCATGCACGCCGTCGCCACCAGCAGAAGCAGcactagtagtagtgcttgcccaacCAGGTCCTCAGCTAGAGCATCATGTGGGCTGCTCCCATGGCAACAAACCCAACACCCTGGGCTTTATGGTCCAGCAGGTGGCTGGGAGCCACCATGAGAGCCTCTAGGCTGAGGCCAATCTGCTCCATAACAGCACCGTAGAGCTCGGGGTGGACGTCTCTTGCTCTCCCTGATGGCGGTGGCCACCTCCTTCACTGCCTCGGTCACACTGCTGAAGACGCTCAGCTCCTTCTCCATGAAGCTTGCCCACTTCCTCTTCCAGTCAAGCACAATAACATGCTCACCATATTTCTCAGGAGCATCAACATTGATGGTGTCTGACTCCTGGGTGTCTGGAtactcgtgttggggaacgtagtaattcaaaaaattcctacaatcatgcaagatctatctaggagatgcatagcaacgagacgggagagtgtgtccacgtaccctcgtagaccgaaagtggaagtgtttagtaacgcagttgatgtagtcgaacgtcttcatgatccaaccgatccaagtaccgaacgtacggcacctccgtgttcatcacacgttcaacacgatgacgtccctctagttgaggacgagggagagttccgtcagcacgacgacgtggcgacagtgttgatgatgttaccgacgcagggcttcgcctaagcactacgatgaccgaggtgttaaactgtgaagggggggcaccgcacacgactaagagaacaactgttgtgctttggggtgccccccttcccccgtatataaaggagggaggaggaggaggccggccaaggaggggtgggcctatagggggagtccaactaggattcccaatcctagttggagtccccttcctttttccaagagggagagagagggaaagaggtggaggagaaagaggaaagggggcccgctccatgctactttatctactgttttaggcaatattgggctttattatccatttttatattatttttgggactaaactattaaccggaggcccagcccagatttgccattttatgcctatttcagtgtttcgaggaaaaggaatatcagacggagtcaaaacggaacgaaatcaactggagaagttatttttggaagggaagcaacctgatggacttggagtgcacgtcaggggagtcccgggctgcccacgagggtggggggcgcccccccccccccaagggcgcgccccctgcctcgtgagcaccccggaggtccaccgacgtaccccttgcacccatatatacctacgtaccctaaaacttccagaacagaagatagatcgggagttccgccgccgcaagcctctgtagccaccaaaaaccaatcaggaccctgttctggcaccctgccagagggggaacccatcaccggtggccatcttcatcatcgcggcgctatccatgacgaggagggagtagttcaccctcggggctgagggtatgtaccagtagctatgtgtttgatctctctctctcatgttctctcgtgttccctctatggcacgatcttgatgt comes from Triticum aestivum cultivar Chinese Spring chromosome 5B, IWGSC CS RefSeq v2.1, whole genome shotgun sequence and encodes:
- the LOC123112316 gene encoding F-box protein At3g07870, translated to MASEETKPKKQRDEECIINGLPGELIERIFLKLPVSTLLRCTGVCKQWHKIIRDPQFVTSHLQDAPQCAFLFFPQESISGEPHPADAILIDEAWSPSTYAVPVIGPDDLLCGSCNGLLVLYTKSSTLKVANFATGECLHLEKPVKNLRGDHFLFYNFGFHPLTKEYKITHFLGDPVVGSTRSHNNSRFSVIQVYTLGDEKWRDIKTPEALSLNCVKNSGAVNIDGTMCWLIEDMVANWQHAVMTFDLSEESFARIQLPATVHEDCAGGGPRRYWIREIDRKICIATAQACPSLPRRLVGTLQIWELENKTEQRWSLKYNIQYSPVYIPGSNLVHRNKIILQGREGNLYSYELLGENFNTKLCKMAKLLDFSPHKPDNMQSYICVKSLVRLDVYKKTAIARRPKQREGWELKKWEAWEHQLSDYEKLWTRLHGLLSRILDDAIRQDIGMKINQICPSLPNQQPRPLRRLNCVAHKQDRENLSACLDIYEGIEGGFKEYHECDT